The following coding sequences are from one Leguminivora glycinivorella isolate SPB_JAAS2020 chromosome 7, LegGlyc_1.1, whole genome shotgun sequence window:
- the LOC125227974 gene encoding A-kinase anchor protein 1, mitochondrial isoform X1: protein MVPCRQLFMWSVPSIAVLFGIFWLRKKREFAKSDPGGRERIKSLQEELAEALKAEIEAQRASPLGRAERSIIKSAPIDILPQGSSSQRSSPLELTDEEIDMEIEKIIRKKSLEKEKKSSFVGSQTLSVSTKQASFIVKESPPKQISMLQSDMACIKSELDNLSLKSANGTSVEDYNEMSESIETSQSSSVKQESAFSDVKIVEESTKADTEDTHANNLDNQSSNSSDNGNNRFSTAPARRISERDSANHSPVDPMLASPSMCHFSDNHSEGSSDSGKGCSEAASPPPTGMNIVPTEAGLRIHQFVISQTLVGLLIGKQGSFVTQIKAKTGASVYVRRHPDSVKQKICAVEGTQSEIEAALEMIKEKFPEKRFPNFSLQEISAELYQRLVPLVPEFLQLQLVESVNNDTIMTCLVSAGHFFLQQPLHPTFPSLHALHRLMAATYQNPDVPALPRPVKEGSICAAPTENNWYRAQVISTSEEQDTSIVKLVDFGGYLTVDNDQLKQIRSDFMTLPFQATEALLAFVKPANNEPEWSSEALRIMAGLTAGQLLHAQVAGYDEAGLPLVHLYLTLHPQQVIFLNRELVDRGLAEWEVPADS, encoded by the exons ATGGTTCCTTGTCGCCAGTTGTTTATGTGGTCAGTCCCATCTATAGCAGTGCTGTTTGGGATTTTTTGGTTACGAAAAAAGAGGGAATTTGCCAAATCTGACCCAGGTGGAAGAGAAAGGATAAAGAGTTTGCAGGAGGAACTAGCAGAAGCCTTGAAAGCTGAAATTGAAGCTCAGAGAGCATCTCCACTGGGTAGAGCTGAACGCTCCATTATTAAATCTGCACCTATTGACATTCTACCTCAAGGCAGCAGCTCTCAGAGGTCCTCGCCACTAGAACTTACTGATGAAGAAATTGACATGGAGATTGAAAAGATAATAAGGAAGAAGTCTCtagaaaaagaaaagaaatcTTCATTTGTTGGCAGCCAAACTTTATCAGTTAGCACTAAGCAGGCCTCATTTATTGTAAAGGAGTCACCACCAAAACAGATTTCCATGCTTCAATCCGATATGGCATGTATTAAAAGTGAACTTGATAATTTGTCACTAAAATCTGCTAATGGCACAAGTGTGGAAGACTACAATGAAATGTCTGAGTCAATAGAAACATCTCAGTCATCTAGTGTGAAGCAGGAGTCAGCTTTTTCAGATGTGAAGATAGTAGAGGAGAGCACGAAAGCTGATACAGAAGACACACATGCTAATAATTTAGATAATCAATCTAGTAATAGTAGTGACAATGGTAATAATAGGTTCTCAACAGCACCAGCCAGACGCATTTCTGAAAGAGATTCTGCAAACCATAGTCCTGTTGATCCTATGTTAGCTAGTCCTTCAATGTGTCACTTCTCAGATAACCATAGTGAG GGCTCAAGTGACAGTGGAAAAGGTTGTTCAGAAGCAGCCAGCCCTCCACCCACTGGCATGAACATTGTGCCCACTGAGGCTGGTCTTAGAATACACCAATTTGTAATTTCACAGACCCTGGTTGGTCTTTTAATAGGAAAACAGGGTTCCTTTGTAACCCAAATTAAAGCTAAAACAGGCGCAAGCGTGTACGTCAGGAGGCATCCGGATTCTGTGAAACAGAAAATTTGTGCAGTTGAAG gAACACAAAGTGAAATTGAAGCAGCATTAGAAATGATCAAGGAAAAATTCCCTGAAAAAAGGTTTCCAAACTTTTCCTTACAAGAAATTAGTGCAGAATTGTATCAAAGACTTGTACCACTTGTACCAGAGTTCCTTCAG TTGCAGCTCGTGGAGTCGGTGAACAACGACACGATCATGACGTGCTTGGTGAGCGCGGGCCACTTCTTCCTGCAGCAGCCGCTGCACCCCACCTTCCCCTCGCTGCACGCGCTGCACCGCCTCATGGCGGCCACCTACCAGAATCCGGATGTGCCCGCGTTGCCACGCCCTGTGAAAG AAGGCTCCATCTGCGCGGCGCCCACAGAGAACAACTGGTACCGCGCCCAAGTGATCTCAACGTCGGAAGAGCAGGACACCTCCATCGTGAAGCTGGTCGACTTCGGCGGCTACCTCACCGTCGACAACGACCAGCTCAAGCAGATCCGCTCCGACTTCATGACTCTGCCCTTCCAGGCCACCGAGGCTCTGCTGGCGTTCGTCAAGCCAGCGAATAATG AGCCGGAGTGGAGCAGCGAGGCGCTGCGCATCATGGCGGGGCTGACGGCGGGGCAGCTGCTGCACGCGCAGGTGGCGGGCTACGACGAGGCCGGCCTGCCGCTCGTGCACCTCTACCTCACCCTCCATCCACAG CAAGTGATATTCCTGAACAGAGAGCTGGTGGACCGCGGGCTGGCGGAGTGGGAGGTGCCGGCGGACTCGTGA
- the LOC125227974 gene encoding A-kinase anchor protein 1, mitochondrial isoform X2 yields the protein MVPCRQLFMWSVPSIAVLFGIFWLRKKREFAKSDPGGRERIKSLQEELAEALKAEIEAQRASPLGRAERSIIKSAPIDILPQGSSSQRSSPLELTDEEIDMEIEKIIRKKSLEKEKKSSFVGSQTLSVSTKQASFIVKESPPKQISMLQSDMACIKSELDNLSLKSANGTSVEDYNEMSESIETSQSSSVKQESAFSDVKIVEESTKADTEDTHANNLDNQSSNSSDNGNNRFSTAPARRISERDSANHSPVDPMLASPSMCHFSDNHSEGSSDSGKGCSEAASPPPTGMNIVPTEAGLRIHQFVISQTLVGLLIGKQGSFVTQIKAKTGASVYVRRHPDSVKQKICAVEGTQSEIEAALEMIKEKFPEKRFPNFSLQEISAELYQRLVPLVPEFLQLVESVNNDTIMTCLVSAGHFFLQQPLHPTFPSLHALHRLMAATYQNPDVPALPRPVKEGSICAAPTENNWYRAQVISTSEEQDTSIVKLVDFGGYLTVDNDQLKQIRSDFMTLPFQATEALLAFVKPANNEPEWSSEALRIMAGLTAGQLLHAQVAGYDEAGLPLVHLYLTLHPQQVIFLNRELVDRGLAEWEVPADS from the exons ATGGTTCCTTGTCGCCAGTTGTTTATGTGGTCAGTCCCATCTATAGCAGTGCTGTTTGGGATTTTTTGGTTACGAAAAAAGAGGGAATTTGCCAAATCTGACCCAGGTGGAAGAGAAAGGATAAAGAGTTTGCAGGAGGAACTAGCAGAAGCCTTGAAAGCTGAAATTGAAGCTCAGAGAGCATCTCCACTGGGTAGAGCTGAACGCTCCATTATTAAATCTGCACCTATTGACATTCTACCTCAAGGCAGCAGCTCTCAGAGGTCCTCGCCACTAGAACTTACTGATGAAGAAATTGACATGGAGATTGAAAAGATAATAAGGAAGAAGTCTCtagaaaaagaaaagaaatcTTCATTTGTTGGCAGCCAAACTTTATCAGTTAGCACTAAGCAGGCCTCATTTATTGTAAAGGAGTCACCACCAAAACAGATTTCCATGCTTCAATCCGATATGGCATGTATTAAAAGTGAACTTGATAATTTGTCACTAAAATCTGCTAATGGCACAAGTGTGGAAGACTACAATGAAATGTCTGAGTCAATAGAAACATCTCAGTCATCTAGTGTGAAGCAGGAGTCAGCTTTTTCAGATGTGAAGATAGTAGAGGAGAGCACGAAAGCTGATACAGAAGACACACATGCTAATAATTTAGATAATCAATCTAGTAATAGTAGTGACAATGGTAATAATAGGTTCTCAACAGCACCAGCCAGACGCATTTCTGAAAGAGATTCTGCAAACCATAGTCCTGTTGATCCTATGTTAGCTAGTCCTTCAATGTGTCACTTCTCAGATAACCATAGTGAG GGCTCAAGTGACAGTGGAAAAGGTTGTTCAGAAGCAGCCAGCCCTCCACCCACTGGCATGAACATTGTGCCCACTGAGGCTGGTCTTAGAATACACCAATTTGTAATTTCACAGACCCTGGTTGGTCTTTTAATAGGAAAACAGGGTTCCTTTGTAACCCAAATTAAAGCTAAAACAGGCGCAAGCGTGTACGTCAGGAGGCATCCGGATTCTGTGAAACAGAAAATTTGTGCAGTTGAAG gAACACAAAGTGAAATTGAAGCAGCATTAGAAATGATCAAGGAAAAATTCCCTGAAAAAAGGTTTCCAAACTTTTCCTTACAAGAAATTAGTGCAGAATTGTATCAAAGACTTGTACCACTTGTACCAGAGTTCCTTCAG CTCGTGGAGTCGGTGAACAACGACACGATCATGACGTGCTTGGTGAGCGCGGGCCACTTCTTCCTGCAGCAGCCGCTGCACCCCACCTTCCCCTCGCTGCACGCGCTGCACCGCCTCATGGCGGCCACCTACCAGAATCCGGATGTGCCCGCGTTGCCACGCCCTGTGAAAG AAGGCTCCATCTGCGCGGCGCCCACAGAGAACAACTGGTACCGCGCCCAAGTGATCTCAACGTCGGAAGAGCAGGACACCTCCATCGTGAAGCTGGTCGACTTCGGCGGCTACCTCACCGTCGACAACGACCAGCTCAAGCAGATCCGCTCCGACTTCATGACTCTGCCCTTCCAGGCCACCGAGGCTCTGCTGGCGTTCGTCAAGCCAGCGAATAATG AGCCGGAGTGGAGCAGCGAGGCGCTGCGCATCATGGCGGGGCTGACGGCGGGGCAGCTGCTGCACGCGCAGGTGGCGGGCTACGACGAGGCCGGCCTGCCGCTCGTGCACCTCTACCTCACCCTCCATCCACAG CAAGTGATATTCCTGAACAGAGAGCTGGTGGACCGCGGGCTGGCGGAGTGGGAGGTGCCGGCGGACTCGTGA
- the LOC125228119 gene encoding eukaryotic translation initiation factor 1A, X-chromosomal — MPKNKGKGGKNRRRGKNENETEKRELVFKEDGQEYAQVTKMLGNGRLEAMCFDGTKRLCHIRGKLRKKVWINQGDIILIGLRDYQDAKADVILKYTPDEARNLKTYGEFPETVRINETVVYSVDGLDEDIEFGDEVSSEDEADAVDAI; from the coding sequence ATGCCGAAAAATAAAGGAAAAGGAGGTAAAAACAGGAGGAGGGGTAAGAACGAGAATGAAACTGAGAAGCGTGAATTAGTATTCAAAGAAGACGGACAGGAGTACGCCCAAGTCACAAAAATGCTCGGTAATGGCCGCTTGGAGGCCATGTGCTTCGATGGCACTAAACGTCTTTGTCATATTCGAGGGAAGCTAAGAAAAAAGGTATGGATAAACCAAGGTGACATCATACTGATAGGCCTACGAGATTACCAAGACGCGAAGGCAGATGTCATCCTAAAGTACACTCCTGACGAGGCAAGGAATCTGAAGACGTACGGAGAGTTCCCAGAAACAGTGCGTATCAATGAGACTGTGGTCTATTCTGTGGATGGTCTGGATGAGGACATTGAATTCGGCGATGAAGTCAGTTCAGAAGATGAAGCTGATGCCGTAGATGCTATATGA